The window TTGGCCTGTGCCAAGGCGCTGCCCATAATCTCCCGATCTACGCCATCAATTTTGATGTCCATCTGAAGCGAGGAGATTCCATCAGCCGTTCCTACGACCTTGAAGTCCATATCGCCAAGATGATCCTCATCACCAAGAATATCGGTCAGGACAACAACCTTGTCTCCTTCTTTGATCAGGCCCATAGCAACACCAGAAACCGGCGCCTTAATCGGCACACCGGCATCCATCAAGGCAAGACTTGCACCGCAGACAGTTGCCATAGAAGAAGAACCGTTGGATTCCAGAATCTCAGAGGCTATCCGGATGGTGTAAGGAAAGTCTGCAGGATCCGGCAACACAGCCTCAACGCCACGACGACCCAGCGTACCATGTCCGATATCGCGACGGCTGGGGCCACGCATCATGCGAGCTTCTCCCACGCAGAATGGAGGGAAATTATAATGAAGCATAAAACGGCGATAGTTATCACCAGTCAGGCCTTCCACATGCAACTCATCACGCTCAGATCCTAAAGTACTGATGACCATTGCCTGGGTCTCACCACGGGTAAAGAGCGCAGATCCGTGTGCCTTAGGCAGGATACCGACCTCACAGTCGATAGGGCGAACCTCATCAAACTTCCGCCCATCCAGACGCAAACCCTTACTGACGATTCTATCCCGCATGACATTTTTCTTATATGTGCCCAGGAGATTAAACACCTCGCCTTCGCTCTCGTACAGTTCCTCATCAAGGCCTGCCAGCACCTCATCTTTCAGCTTGTCATAACGGGCATTGCGCTCTATTTTACCAGCAATAGTGACCAGCTCTTCCATGCCAGCAGCCGCCAGCTCTTCCACCTTGGCCTTCAGAGGCTCGTTCACCTGAGGAACAATAACTTCACGTTTTTCTTTTCCTACTTCTTCCCGCAAAACCTTCTGGAGCGCAATAAGCGGCTGAATTTCCTGATGGGCGAAAAAAATCGCTTCAAGGACCACGTCCTCGCTCAGCTCACCAGTGCGTCCTTCCACCATAACCACAGCAGACTCGGTTCCGGCAACAATCAGATTCATAGCGGATTTTTCCAGCTGGGTCACAGTTGGATTCAGGACATACTCTCCATCGATGTATCCCACTCTGGCTGCTGCTACAGGACCTTCCCAAGGTACATCAGAAAGGGTCAGCGCAAAAGAAGCTCCGTTCATGGCCAAAATATCGGGATCAAGCTCTTGATCTGCTGAAAAAACCGTAGCGATCAGCTGGGTCTCAGACATATATCCCTTGGGAAAAAGCGGACGCAAAGGACGATCGATGAGTCGGCAGGTCAATACCTCCTTTTCTGAAGGGCGGCCAATTTCTCGACGAAAATAATTGCCCGGAATACGTCCGGCAGCATACATTCGCTCCTGGTATTCGATGGTCAAGGGCAGGAAGCCAACGTCTTTGGCACCTTTTTCAGCAACCACAGTCACAAGTACCATAGTCTCACCGCAGCTCACCACAACGGAACCACTGGTCTGTTTTGCCATCTTGCCGGTCTCAAAGGACAGAGTACGTCCACCGATCTCGACTTCTTTCTTTGTATACATGCAAACTCCTTTGCGTTCAGCTGTCCCGGCTGCACTTATATTTGTTTGAACAACGCTGTTCGCTGCTCAGGACAGTGTTTCTTCTCGGACCCGCCTGTCGGGCCTTACGGTTATATCTTTCGGTTTGATATTTTTTATATTTTGTCGCACCTGCGCAGGCAGGTTTTATACGATTTCTAGGGCATCTTCAAAGATTTCATTAATCTCGTCTTCATCATAATCAAAAATATGTTTCTTTTCCCTCTGCAACTTCTCAATAAATTCCAACCTACTATACCCTGCAAGCTCTGCTGCTTTACCTAATGACAATCTCTTTTTTCTATGAAAATATAGGACGGCTAAATACAAACCCTCATTGCTAACTTCTTTTTTACTTCCCTTAATGGATAGCAACATATTCTCTTTTATCGAAAAAAAATATTATTTGTTCGTTCTTGCATATTTTATTTACCGATTGGGATTGGTTAATCATCCACTGACGCACCTTTGAAGGATGTTAAATTCAATACAGCAGATTTCACAACGGAAAGATTAAAGGCTTCGGCCAATTTTTGACGAAATTCTGATGGCGTATCTGAAACCCATTTGTTTGTAACCGTCTTTCCCTCCCTAATTGTAGCCAAAACTACTCCACCTATTCCAGCTCCTGGTTGGTAATATGATTTTTTAAGTATATCTGGAAGTTCTTCCTTTTCTCTAGGTTGAATTGTAATAGGATAGAACTCTTTCTGGC is drawn from Candidatus Electrothrix aestuarii and contains these coding sequences:
- the pnp gene encoding polyribonucleotide nucleotidyltransferase; this translates as MYTKKEVEIGGRTLSFETGKMAKQTSGSVVVSCGETMVLVTVVAEKGAKDVGFLPLTIEYQERMYAAGRIPGNYFRREIGRPSEKEVLTCRLIDRPLRPLFPKGYMSETQLIATVFSADQELDPDILAMNGASFALTLSDVPWEGPVAAARVGYIDGEYVLNPTVTQLEKSAMNLIVAGTESAVVMVEGRTGELSEDVVLEAIFFAHQEIQPLIALQKVLREEVGKEKREVIVPQVNEPLKAKVEELAAAGMEELVTIAGKIERNARYDKLKDEVLAGLDEELYESEGEVFNLLGTYKKNVMRDRIVSKGLRLDGRKFDEVRPIDCEVGILPKAHGSALFTRGETQAMVISTLGSERDELHVEGLTGDNYRRFMLHYNFPPFCVGEARMMRGPSRRDIGHGTLGRRGVEAVLPDPADFPYTIRIASEILESNGSSSMATVCGASLALMDAGVPIKAPVSGVAMGLIKEGDKVVVLTDILGDEDHLGDMDFKVVGTADGISSLQMDIKIDGVDREIMGSALAQAKAGRLHILGKMEEAIGIPRQNVADHAPKYVTIKINQDKIRDIIGPGGKVIREMTAEFDSKIDVDDDGTIKIFSKSTESAEALVAHIEGMTAMPEIGKVYNGLVKTIKDFGAFVEILPGTDGMVHISELSAERVNKVTDVLQEGERVKVKVIDIDGRGRIRLSRKAALEESKE
- a CDS encoding UPF0175 family protein, whose translation is MLLSIKGSKKEVSNEGLYLAVLYFHRKKRLSLGKAAELAGYSRLEFIEKLQREKKHIFDYDEDEINEIFEDALEIV